Proteins encoded in a region of the Babesia bovis T2Bo chromosome 4 map unlocalized Chr4_2, whole genome shotgun sequence genome:
- a CDS encoding DNA gyrase/topoisomerase IV subunit A family protein: MSFYAHIAMQRRCTILRQAWIHIALCCVVLYDVGVAFHFGTSNDSLIVRRDVSHRAHCYRKRGSSIAQLHVIPDKDGVSHDGSDFIGGYQPGELLHTVQDLELCDELSQSFMKYALSIILGRALPDARDGLKIVHRRILWAMQVMKLGASTPYRKCAKVVGDVLGKYHPHSDKSVYDALCRLSQLFMMRVPLVDGHGNFGSTDDPPAAMRYTECRLSPFSEKLLLAEMGKNTVDMLPNFDSTEMEPTVLPSKVPLLLINGSSGIAVGLATNIPPHNPEEILKAASLMAKNHGNVDTEELLNIVRGPDFPTGGHIVTSIDALRKIYTTGKGSIMLQAKYIYEERIKPRNSKRESDVVVNTYSDPSHLSFTSGSRVSIIVKELPYNVRLSDVMLAISKAVETGALRGISDLRDESDRGGLRLVIELKKHITTHLEVEEIMQKLKKMSGLCSFFKCNFIALDSSGTKPVRLSLYSALKIWLEFRVQTVRKRIERQREQAKERLNIVKGFAIAFNKIDDIVHMVRNSSSSAEAMRMLSEKRYGGLNAEQASAVLRMSLSQLSRIERDKIDLEEKELSESIKRYNHILGDESHIYSLIYSELEHIRQNPEKHYTVRHRCTTLSVSGHTSLGDGDVAQDYPPELGGNDEEFVDSISATIAEDHIANEPGNDPGDLVKQNPDLEGHNPHDEPSLIVMNNYGLMQRIKLDNSFFRSQKSRYIPSSRLQQPYQGQYSIGEGENEDVAPEITQSELQLHYGVCRPGDSCMMISKDGTCFVLPVSALRLCNKGYSIWKQVKLKSPENVEYFTVTSKLLFSQDQNSGVSNCMYKLIMDETTSYLVLIFTDGQVGIISTKHFPSGHLYKNPLIRLRLWNNKELKPIFAMFCCPDDDIFVGTLRGYSLRVRLNDLLGGMEHRGKTRKKLIKLKENDKVTCGAILESLSNVENDAKEICRFENYDNRHLLLLSEHGRAKLLHISELQLRRHGGYGYNITRQSSSTIEGLYAATVVDTDDDILLVSKDGLLARKDPFTLPVASRHQKMRKFWTRMRAPDRLQYMSPV; this comes from the exons ATGTCTTTTTATGCACATATTGCAATGCAACGACGATGTACTATTTTACGTCAGGCATGGATACATATTGCACTGTGTTGTGTTGTATTGTATGATGTCGGAGTTGCATTTCACTTTGGAACTTCTAATGATAGTTTAATCGTACGTCGTGATGTATCCCACCGGGCACATTGTTATCGTAAACGGGGATCTAGCATCGCCCAGCTTCATGTTATTCCGGACAAAGACGGAGTATCACATGATGGGAGCGACTTTATTGGTGGCTACCAGCCTGGCGAGCTGTTGCATACAGTACAAGATCTGGAGCTGTGCGACGAACTTAGCCAGAGTTTCATGAAGTATGCGCTCAGTATAATTTTGGGAAGAGCGCTTCCGGATGCACGTGACGGGCTAAAAATAGTCCATCGTCGTATACTTTGGGCTATGCAG GTTATGAAACTCGGAGCTTCGACTCCTTACCGCAAGTGTGCCAAGGTAGTAGGTGACGTTCTAGGAAAGTACCACCCACACTCTGATAAATCCGTATATGATGCACTGTGTCGGTTATCACAACTTTTCATGATGCGAGTGCCTCTTGTTGATGGGCATGGCAATTTCGGATCCACCGACGATCCACCAGCAGCTATGCGTTACACCGAATGCAGGCTAAGCCCCTTTAGCGAGAAGCTTCTTTTGGCGGAAATGGGAAAAAATACAGTGGATATGCTGCCTAATTTCGATTCTACCGAGATGGAACCGACGGTGTTACCGTCCAAGGTACCATTATTGCTAATCAACGGGTCCTCAGGAATTGCTGTTGGATTGGCCACTAACATACCTCCTCACAACCCTGAGGAGATACTGAAAGCGGCATCTTTGATGGCTAAGAATCATGGAAATGTTGACACCGAAGAATTGCTCAATATAGTACGTGGCCCAGACTTTCCTACTGGAGGGCATATAGTTACCAGCATTGATGCATTACGAAAGATTTACACCACAGGAAAAGGTAGTATCATGCTGCAggccaaatatatatacgaGGAGCGTATCAAGCCGCGTAACAGCAAACGAGAAAGCGATGTAGTCGTCAACACGTACAGCGACCCATCTCATCTTTCTTTCACTTCAGGAAGTCGGGTCTCCATTATCGTCAAAGAGCTACCATATAACGTACGCTTGAGCGACGTTATGCTTGCAATATCGAAAGCGGTGGAAACAGGAGCTCTTCGTGGGATATCGGACTTAAGAGACGAATCTGATCGTGGCGGCCTTAGGCTCGTGATAGAGCTCAAAAAGCATATTACCACGCATTTGGAAGTGGAGGAGATAATGCAGAAGCTTAAAAAAATGAGTGGTTTATGTTCCTTTTTCAAGTGCAACTTTATAGCATTGGACAGCAGTGGAACGAAACCCGTACGATTGAGCCTGTACAGCGCGCTAAAGATTTGGCTGGAATTCAGGGTACAGACCGTAAGAAAGCGCATTGAGCGTCAACGTGAACAAGCGAAAGAGCGATTAAACATTGTAAAAGGATTTGCTATTGCCTTCAATAAAATTGATGATATTGTACATATGGTTAGGaattcatcttcttcagcCGAGGCAATGCGTATGCTCTCTGAGAAACGGTACGGAGGGCTAAATGCAGAGCAGGCATCGGCTGTATTACGGATGTCTTTGTCACAACTTTCAAGGATAGAGCGTGACAAAATTGACCTCGAGGAGAAGGAGCTATCGGAGTCAATCAAACGCTACAACCATATACTGGGTGACGAATCGCATATTTACTCTTTGATATACAGCGAATTAGAGCACATACGGCAGAATCCAGAAAAGCATTACACTGTGCGTCACAGGTGTACTACGTTATCTGTATCCGGACATACCAGCTTGGGGGATGGTGACGTGGCCCAGGATTATCCCCCTGAGTTAGGTGGGAACGATGAAGAATTTGTAGACTCTATTAGCGCGACAATAGCCGAAGATCATATAGCGAATGAACCTGGGAATGATCCAGGTGATCTGGTGAAACAGAATCCAGACCTGGAAGGACACAATCCTCACGACGAACCCAGCCTCATAGTGATGAATAACTATGGGCTCATGCAACGCATAAAATTAGACAATAGTTTTTTTAGAAGCCAGAAATCACGTTACATACCCTCTTCACGATTACAACAACCGTATCAAGGCCAATATTCCATTGGAGAAGGTGAGAATGAAGATGTTGCACCCGAAATCACACAATCGGAATTGCAGCTACATTATGGCGTCTGCCGCCCCGGAGATTCATGTATGATGATATCTAAGGATGGTACTTGTTTTGTTTTACCCGTTTCTGCCCTTCGGCTATGCAACAAGGGATATTCCATATGGAAGCAAGTAAAACTTAAATCTCCTGAAAACGTTGAGTATTTTACGGTAACATCTAAGTTGCTATTCTCCCAAGACCAGAATTCAGGGGTTAGCAATTGCATGTACAAGCTAATTATGGATGAAACCACTTCTTATTTGGTTTTAATTTTCACTGATGGTCAAGTGGGCATCATCAGCACTAAACACTTTCCTAGCGGCCACCTATACAAAAATCCATTAATAAGACTCCGGTTGTGGAATAACAAAGAATTAAAACCTATATTCGCGATGTTCTGCTGCCCTgatgatgacatttttgTTGGCACTTTGCGTGGGTACTCACTACGTGTACGTTTAAATGATCTTCTAGGCGGGATGGAACATCGTGGGAAGACGCGGAAAAAATTAATTAAACTGAAAGAAAATGATAAGGTAACGTGTGGCGCCATATTGGAATCATTGAGCAATGTTGAAAACGATGCAAAAGAAATTTGCCGGTTTGAGAACTACGATAATCGCCACTTATTGCTTTTATCAGAGCACGGTAGAGCCAAGTTGC